The DNA window AACGGCGCATTCGCAGAACGGGACGATTTCTGATGAGCCACCGGGGAATCGTGACGAAGGTGAGCATCTTCGTGGTGGCCATGTTGTTGGTTGCCGCCGGTTTGATCGTGATCTTCGGCGAGTTCCGGTTCGCCTCGACCAACCGCTTCCACGCCACGTTCAGCGACGCCTCGCGGCTCGAGGGTGGTAACGACGTGCGGATCGCGGGTGTTCCGGTGGGCACCGTCGAGGACGTGAAGCTGAATCCCGACAACACCGTCGATGTGGCGTTCACACTCAACAAGAAGTACCAGGTGTATTCGTCGACGCGGGCCGTGATTCGCTATGAAAACCTGGTCGGTGATCGCTTCATGGAGATCACGTCGGGCCCAGGCGAACTCCGCAAGCTGCCCAAGGGCGCCACCATTCCGAAGACGAACACGCAGCCGGCGCTCGACCTGGATGCCTTGCTCGGTGGTCTACGGCCGGTGGTGAAGGGTCTCGACGGCGAGCAGGTCAACCAGATCAGCGGTGCGATCCTCGAGCTGCTGCAAGGCGAGGGCGGTGCGCTGAATCGATTGCTTTCGGAGACAGGAACATTCAGCCAAACTCTGGGCGATCGCTACCAAGTGATCTCTGAGGTGATCCAGAATCTCAACGAAGTGCTTGGGACCATTGACGAGAAGAGCGTCGAGTTCGACGCCAGCGTGGACGAGCTGCAGAAGTTGGTCACCGGTCTGGCGGAGGGCCGGGATCCGATCGCCGGAGCGATTCCACCGT is part of the Mycolicibacterium tusciae JS617 genome and encodes:
- a CDS encoding MCE family protein, encoding MSHRGIVTKVSIFVVAMLLVAAGLIVIFGEFRFASTNRFHATFSDASRLEGGNDVRIAGVPVGTVEDVKLNPDNTVDVAFTLNKKYQVYSSTRAVIRYENLVGDRFMEITSGPGELRKLPKGATIPKTNTQPALDLDALLGGLRPVVKGLDGEQVNQISGAILELLQGEGGALNRLLSETGTFSQTLGDRYQVISEVIQNLNEVLGTIDEKSVEFDASVDELQKLVTGLAEGRDPIAGAIPPLASAENDLTDMLANSRRPLQGVLENLRPLATELDTRKAEVNQVIEPLAENYLRLNSLGSYGSYFNYYICAVTLKFNGPAGSDILLPIGGVPDLSKGRCSENG